In Hyperolius riggenbachi isolate aHypRig1 chromosome 10, aHypRig1.pri, whole genome shotgun sequence, a genomic segment contains:
- the LOC137535276 gene encoding zinc finger protein 300-like isoform X2 has translation MMERSTGWSPGIRNLSETRLSVSTDSTTDDDVIGQESPADILVTPNIPPDSYHLSNLKGPPNLHSSPSARRSYSCSTCGKCFVWKSDFVIHERSHTGEKHYSCAECGKRFGHKSTLISHEISHTSKKPYSCAECGKCFASNSLLVIHGRCHTGEKPYSCSECGKCFVLKSNLVRHGRSHPGEKPYSCAECGKKYGHKSSLISHERSHTGENPYSCAECGKKYGHKSSLIIHVRSHTGEKSYSCAECGKKYGHKSSLIIHVRSHTGENPYSCAECGKCFGSKAHLISHERSHTGEKPYSCAECGKCFGSKSNLVSHERSHTGEKPYSCAECGKCFRSKAHLISHEISHTGEKPYSCAECGKCFGHKGNLVVHERSHTGEKPSSCAKSGKCFV, from the coding sequence ggtggagtcccggcatcagaaacctctcagagactcgtctctctgtatccacagactctacaacggatgatgatgtcattggacaagagtctcctgcagatatcctggttaccccaaatattcccccagactcctaTCACCTATCTAACCTCAAGGGACCTCCTAAcctgcacagctctccctctgctCGGAGGTCTTACTCCTGctccacatgtgggaaatgttttgtgtggAAATCAGATTTTGTCATTCATgagcgatctcacactggtgaaaaacactattcatgtgctgagtgtgggaaaaggttTGGGCATAAATCAACTCTTATCAGCCATGAGATATCTCACACTAgcaagaagccctattcatgtgctgagtgtgggaaatgttttgcaagtAATTCACTTCTTGTCATACATGGGAGatgtcatactggtgagaagccttattcgtgttctgagtgtgggaaatgttttgttctgaaatcaaatcttgtcaggCATGGGCGATCTCaccctggtgagaagccctattcatgtgctgagtgtggtaaaAAGTATGGGCATAAATCATCTCttatcagtcatgagagatctcacactggcgagaatccctattcatgtgctgagtgtgggaaaaagtATGGGCATAAATCATCTCTTATCATTCatgtgagatctcacactggtgagaagtcctattcatgtgctgagtgtgggaaaaagtATGGGCATAAATCATCTCTTATCATTCatgtgagatctcacactggtgagaatccctattcatgtgccgagtgtgggaaatgttttggaagtaAAGCACATCTTATcagccatgagagatctcacactggtgagaagccctattcctgtgctgagtgtgggaaatgttttggaagtaaatcaaatcttgtcagccatgagagatctcatactggtgagaagccctattcctgtgctgagtgtgggaaatgttttcgaaGTAAAGCACATCTTATCAGCCATGAgatatctcacactggtgagaagccctattcatgtgctgagtgtgggaaatgttttggtcataaaggaaaccttgtcgtacatgagagatctcacactggtgagaagccttcttCATGTGCTAAAagtggaaaatgttttgtttaG
- the LOC137535276 gene encoding zinc finger protein 300-like isoform X1 — MDCVARCFPLWRIDGVPSSLGDISTTLGWSPGIRNLSETRLSVSTDSTTDDDVIGQESPADILVTPNIPPDSYHLSNLKGPPNLHSSPSARRSYSCSTCGKCFVWKSDFVIHERSHTGEKHYSCAECGKRFGHKSTLISHEISHTSKKPYSCAECGKCFASNSLLVIHGRCHTGEKPYSCSECGKCFVLKSNLVRHGRSHPGEKPYSCAECGKKYGHKSSLISHERSHTGENPYSCAECGKKYGHKSSLIIHVRSHTGEKSYSCAECGKKYGHKSSLIIHVRSHTGENPYSCAECGKCFGSKAHLISHERSHTGEKPYSCAECGKCFGSKSNLVSHERSHTGEKPYSCAECGKCFRSKAHLISHEISHTGEKPYSCAECGKCFGHKGNLVVHERSHTGEKPSSCAKSGKCFV; from the coding sequence ggtggagtcccggcatcagaaacctctcagagactcgtctctctgtatccacagactctacaacggatgatgatgtcattggacaagagtctcctgcagatatcctggttaccccaaatattcccccagactcctaTCACCTATCTAACCTCAAGGGACCTCCTAAcctgcacagctctccctctgctCGGAGGTCTTACTCCTGctccacatgtgggaaatgttttgtgtggAAATCAGATTTTGTCATTCATgagcgatctcacactggtgaaaaacactattcatgtgctgagtgtgggaaaaggttTGGGCATAAATCAACTCTTATCAGCCATGAGATATCTCACACTAgcaagaagccctattcatgtgctgagtgtgggaaatgttttgcaagtAATTCACTTCTTGTCATACATGGGAGatgtcatactggtgagaagccttattcgtgttctgagtgtgggaaatgttttgttctgaaatcaaatcttgtcaggCATGGGCGATCTCaccctggtgagaagccctattcatgtgctgagtgtggtaaaAAGTATGGGCATAAATCATCTCttatcagtcatgagagatctcacactggcgagaatccctattcatgtgctgagtgtgggaaaaagtATGGGCATAAATCATCTCTTATCATTCatgtgagatctcacactggtgagaagtcctattcatgtgctgagtgtgggaaaaagtATGGGCATAAATCATCTCTTATCATTCatgtgagatctcacactggtgagaatccctattcatgtgccgagtgtgggaaatgttttggaagtaAAGCACATCTTATcagccatgagagatctcacactggtgagaagccctattcctgtgctgagtgtgggaaatgttttggaagtaaatcaaatcttgtcagccatgagagatctcatactggtgagaagccctattcctgtgctgagtgtgggaaatgttttcgaaGTAAAGCACATCTTATCAGCCATGAgatatctcacactggtgagaagccctattcatgtgctgagtgtgggaaatgttttggtcataaaggaaaccttgtcgtacatgagagatctcacactggtgagaagccttcttCATGTGCTAAAagtggaaaatgttttgtttaG